From the genome of Desmodus rotundus isolate HL8 chromosome 2, HLdesRot8A.1, whole genome shotgun sequence, one region includes:
- the ZFAND2B gene encoding AN1-type zinc finger protein 2B isoform X1 — protein MEFPDLGAHCSESSCQRLDFLPLKCDACSGIFCADHVTYAQHHCGSAYQKDIQVPVCPLCNVPVPVARGEPPDRAVGEHIDRDCRSDPAQQKRKIFTNKCERSGCRQREMMKLTCERCGRNFCIKHRHPLDHDCSGDGHPTSRAGLAAISRAQSLAASTRTVPSPSRALPSSPSPSRATAQSPSQTAPPVIALQNGLSEDEALQRALELSLAETKPQVPSSQEEEDLALAQALSASEAEYQRQQAQSRSLKPSNCSLC, from the exons ATGGAGTTTCCGGACCTCGGGGCTCACTGTTCCGAGTCGAGCTGTCAGCGCTTGG ATTTTCTGCCGCTCAAGTGCGACGCCTGCTCTGGCATCTTCTGCGCAGACCATGTAAcctatgctcagcatcactgtgGATCTGCTTACCAAAAG GATATCCAAGTACCTGTATGCCCACTTTGTAATGTGCCTGTGCCTGTGGCCAGAGGGGAGCCCCCTGACCGAGCTGTGGGGGAGCACATTGACAGAGACTGTCGCTCGGATCCAGCACAGCAAAAACGTAAG ATCTTCACCAACAAGTGTGAACGCTCTGGCTGCCGGCAGCGGGAAATGATGAAACTGACCTGTGAACGCTGTGGCCGAAACTTCTGCATCAAGCATCGTCACCCACTGGACCATGATTGCTCTGGGGATGGGCACCCAACCAGCCGGGCAGG GCTTGCTGCCATCTCCAGGGCACAGAGTCTGGCTGCTTCTACACGCACCGTCCCCAGCCCAAGTCGGGCCTTGCCTTCATCTCCTTCGCCCAGCAG AGCCACAGCCCAGTCTCCGTCCCAGACTGCCCCTCCGGTGATAGCTTTGCAGAATGGCTTG AGTGAGGATGAGGCTCTGCAGCGAGCCCTGGAATTGTCTCTGGCAGAGACCAAACCccaggtcccaag TTCTCAGGAGGAGGAAGACTTAGCTTTGGCACAAGCACTGTCAGCCAGTGAGGCAGAGTACCAGCGGCAGCAG GCCCAAAGCCGCAGCTTGAAGCCGTCTAACTGCAGCCTGTGCTAG
- the RETREG2 gene encoding reticulophagy regulator 2 isoform X2 produces MASGGGGGNTGAGGGPALGLSLGLGLSLGMGEATSEAEEEAATAEAVGRLAKTLWLRLRGWEAVLAAAQRLLVWEKPLHSLITAAALNGLFWLLSSSSLRPIFLLSISLLAYFLLDLWQPRFLPDTAASSPEEPHSDSEGAGSGARPHLLSVPELCRYLAESWLTFQIHLQELLQYKRQNPAQFCARVCSGCAVLAVLGHYVPGIMISYIVLLSILLWPLVVYHELIQRMYTRLEPLLMQLDYSMKAEADTLHHKHDKRKRQGKNAPSGSDEPLAETESESEAELAGFSPVVDVKKTALALAITDSELSDEEASILESGGFSVSRATTPQLTDVSEDLDQQSLPSEPEEAGSRELGEGEETELAPPEDLLGPPQALSRQDLDLEEEEEETAAKETLLRLSSPLHFVNTHFNGAGSPTDEVKLSPGGPVETLSPEADSPQPPPSPEEEEALTTEDFELLDQGELEQLNAELGLRPEKSPEPPDAPPPPPLGPNTLSLLQSGQEAQAVAEP; encoded by the exons ATGGCGAGTGGCGGTGGTGGGGGTAACACTGGCGCGGGTGGGGGCCCGGCGCTGGGCCTGAGCCTCGGCCTGGGTCTGAGCCTAGGCATGGGTGAGGCCACCAGCGAGGCGGAGGAGGAGGCGGCCACGGCTGAGGCGGTGGGACGCCTAGCCAAGACACTGTGGCTGCGGCTCCGCGGCTGGGAGGCGGTGCTGGCGGCCGCGCAGCGGCTGCTGGTGTGGGAGAAGCCGCTGCACAGCTTGATCACTGCGGCCGCGCTCAACGGCCTCTTCTG GTTGCTGTCTTCGTCATCCCTCCGGCCCATCTTCTTACTCAGCATCTCACTTTTGGCCTATTTTCTGCTGGATCTGTGGCAGCCTCGCTTCCTCCCTGACACCGCAG CGTCATCCCCAGAGGAGCCACACTCTGACAG TGAGGGTGCGGGGTCAGGCGCCCGGCCGCACCTGCTGAGTGTGCCCGAGTTGTGCAGATACCTGGCTGAGAGCTGGCTCACCTTCCAGATTCACCTGCAGGAGCTGCTGCAGTACAAGAGGCAGAATCCAGCTCAG TTCTGTGCTCGAGTCTGCTCCGGCTGTGCTGTGTTGGCTGTGCTGGGACACTATGTTCCGGGGATTATGATTTCCTACATTGTCT TGCTGAGTATCctgctgtggcccctggtggTTTATCATGAGCTGATCCAGAGGATGTACACTCGCCTTGAGCCCCTGCTCATGCAGCTGGACTACAGCATGAAGGCAGAAGCTGATACCCTGCATCACAAACACGACAAGAGGA AGCGGCAAGGGAAGAACGCACCCTCTGGAAGTGATGAGCCACtggcagagacagagagtgaaAGCGAGGCAGAACTGGCTGGCTTCTCTCCGGTG GTGGATGTGAAGAAAACAGCACTAGCTTTGGCCATTACAGACTCGGAGCTGTCAGATGAGGAGGCGTCTATCTTGGAAAGTGGTGGCTTCTCAGTATCCCGGGCCACAACTCCACAGCTAACTGATGTCTCAGAGG ATTTGGACCAGCAGAGCCTGCCAAGTGAGCCAGAGGAAGCTGGGAGCcgggagctgggggaaggagaagagacagagctgGCCCCTCCCGAAGACCTGCTGGGCCCCCCTCAGGCCCTCTCAAGGCAAGACCTGgacttggaggaggaggaagaagaaacgGCAGCCAAGGAAACCTTGCTTCGGCTCTCATCCCCCCTTCACTTTGTGAACACGCACTTCAATGGGGCAGGCTCTCCCACAGATGAAGTGAAGCTCTCCCCTGGAGGACCAGTGGAGACATTGAGCCCAGAGGCA GactcaccccagcccccaccttcccCTGAGGAAGAAGAGGCACTCACCACTGAGGACTTCGAGTTGCTGGATCAGGGGGAGCTGGAGCAGCTGAATGCAGAGCTGGGATTGAGGCCAGAGAAATCACCAGAGCCCCCTGatgctccacctcctccacccctaGGGCCCAACACCCTTTCTCTGCTACAGTCAGGCCAAGAGGCTCAGGCCGTGGCAGAGCCATGA
- the ZFAND2B gene encoding AN1-type zinc finger protein 2B isoform X2 encodes MEFPDLGAHCSESSCQRLDFLPLKCDACSGIFCADHVTYAQHHCGSAYQKDIQVPVCPLCNVPVPVARGEPPDRAVGEHIDRDCRSDPAQQKRKIFTNKCERSGCRQREMMKLTCERCGRNFCIKHRHPLDHDCSGDGHPTSRAGLAAISRAQSLAASTRTVPSPSRALPSSPSPSRATAQSPSQTAPPVIALQNGLSEDEALQRALELSLAETKPQVPSSQEEEDLALAQALSASEAEYQRQQGPQGEEARSSLE; translated from the exons ATGGAGTTTCCGGACCTCGGGGCTCACTGTTCCGAGTCGAGCTGTCAGCGCTTGG ATTTTCTGCCGCTCAAGTGCGACGCCTGCTCTGGCATCTTCTGCGCAGACCATGTAAcctatgctcagcatcactgtgGATCTGCTTACCAAAAG GATATCCAAGTACCTGTATGCCCACTTTGTAATGTGCCTGTGCCTGTGGCCAGAGGGGAGCCCCCTGACCGAGCTGTGGGGGAGCACATTGACAGAGACTGTCGCTCGGATCCAGCACAGCAAAAACGTAAG ATCTTCACCAACAAGTGTGAACGCTCTGGCTGCCGGCAGCGGGAAATGATGAAACTGACCTGTGAACGCTGTGGCCGAAACTTCTGCATCAAGCATCGTCACCCACTGGACCATGATTGCTCTGGGGATGGGCACCCAACCAGCCGGGCAGG GCTTGCTGCCATCTCCAGGGCACAGAGTCTGGCTGCTTCTACACGCACCGTCCCCAGCCCAAGTCGGGCCTTGCCTTCATCTCCTTCGCCCAGCAG AGCCACAGCCCAGTCTCCGTCCCAGACTGCCCCTCCGGTGATAGCTTTGCAGAATGGCTTG AGTGAGGATGAGGCTCTGCAGCGAGCCCTGGAATTGTCTCTGGCAGAGACCAAACCccaggtcccaag TTCTCAGGAGGAGGAAGACTTAGCTTTGGCACAAGCACTGTCAGCCAGTGAGGCAGAGTACCAGCGGCAGCAG
- the RETREG2 gene encoding reticulophagy regulator 2 isoform X3, translating into MISYIVLLSILLWPLVVYHELIQRMYTRLEPLLMQLDYSMKAEADTLHHKHDKRKRQGKNAPSGSDEPLAETESESEAELAGFSPVVDVKKTALALAITDSELSDEEASILESGGFSVSRATTPQLTDVSEDLDQQSLPSEPEEAGSRELGEGEETELAPPEDLLGPPQALSRQDLDLEEEEEETAAKETLLRLSSPLHFVNTHFNGAGSPTDEVKLSPGGPVETLSPEAVSGDPTTPLSTLPPLLCLAQSDPVPSLSMLPPLPQDSPQPPPSPEEEEALTTEDFELLDQGELEQLNAELGLRPEKSPEPPDAPPPPPLGPNTLSLLQSGQEAQAVAEP; encoded by the exons ATGATTTCCTACATTGTCT TGCTGAGTATCctgctgtggcccctggtggTTTATCATGAGCTGATCCAGAGGATGTACACTCGCCTTGAGCCCCTGCTCATGCAGCTGGACTACAGCATGAAGGCAGAAGCTGATACCCTGCATCACAAACACGACAAGAGGA AGCGGCAAGGGAAGAACGCACCCTCTGGAAGTGATGAGCCACtggcagagacagagagtgaaAGCGAGGCAGAACTGGCTGGCTTCTCTCCGGTG GTGGATGTGAAGAAAACAGCACTAGCTTTGGCCATTACAGACTCGGAGCTGTCAGATGAGGAGGCGTCTATCTTGGAAAGTGGTGGCTTCTCAGTATCCCGGGCCACAACTCCACAGCTAACTGATGTCTCAGAGG ATTTGGACCAGCAGAGCCTGCCAAGTGAGCCAGAGGAAGCTGGGAGCcgggagctgggggaaggagaagagacagagctgGCCCCTCCCGAAGACCTGCTGGGCCCCCCTCAGGCCCTCTCAAGGCAAGACCTGgacttggaggaggaggaagaagaaacgGCAGCCAAGGAAACCTTGCTTCGGCTCTCATCCCCCCTTCACTTTGTGAACACGCACTTCAATGGGGCAGGCTCTCCCACAGATGAAGTGAAGCTCTCCCCTGGAGGACCAGTGGAGACATTGAGCCCAGAGGCAGTGAGTGGTGACCCCACCACTCCCTTGAGCACCCTGCCACCCCTACTTTGTCTTGCTCAAAGTGACCCAGTCCCTTCCCTCTCAATGCTCCCACCTCTTCCCCAGGactcaccccagcccccaccttcccCTGAGGAAGAAGAGGCACTCACCACTGAGGACTTCGAGTTGCTGGATCAGGGGGAGCTGGAGCAGCTGAATGCAGAGCTGGGATTGAGGCCAGAGAAATCACCAGAGCCCCCTGatgctccacctcctccacccctaGGGCCCAACACCCTTTCTCTGCTACAGTCAGGCCAAGAGGCTCAGGCCGTGGCAGAGCCATGA
- the RETREG2 gene encoding reticulophagy regulator 2 isoform X1 gives MASGGGGGNTGAGGGPALGLSLGLGLSLGMGEATSEAEEEAATAEAVGRLAKTLWLRLRGWEAVLAAAQRLLVWEKPLHSLITAAALNGLFWLLSSSSLRPIFLLSISLLAYFLLDLWQPRFLPDTAASSPEEPHSDSEGAGSGARPHLLSVPELCRYLAESWLTFQIHLQELLQYKRQNPAQFCARVCSGCAVLAVLGHYVPGIMISYIVLLSILLWPLVVYHELIQRMYTRLEPLLMQLDYSMKAEADTLHHKHDKRKRQGKNAPSGSDEPLAETESESEAELAGFSPVVDVKKTALALAITDSELSDEEASILESGGFSVSRATTPQLTDVSEDLDQQSLPSEPEEAGSRELGEGEETELAPPEDLLGPPQALSRQDLDLEEEEEETAAKETLLRLSSPLHFVNTHFNGAGSPTDEVKLSPGGPVETLSPEAVSGDPTTPLSTLPPLLCLAQSDPVPSLSMLPPLPQDSPQPPPSPEEEEALTTEDFELLDQGELEQLNAELGLRPEKSPEPPDAPPPPPLGPNTLSLLQSGQEAQAVAEP, from the exons ATGGCGAGTGGCGGTGGTGGGGGTAACACTGGCGCGGGTGGGGGCCCGGCGCTGGGCCTGAGCCTCGGCCTGGGTCTGAGCCTAGGCATGGGTGAGGCCACCAGCGAGGCGGAGGAGGAGGCGGCCACGGCTGAGGCGGTGGGACGCCTAGCCAAGACACTGTGGCTGCGGCTCCGCGGCTGGGAGGCGGTGCTGGCGGCCGCGCAGCGGCTGCTGGTGTGGGAGAAGCCGCTGCACAGCTTGATCACTGCGGCCGCGCTCAACGGCCTCTTCTG GTTGCTGTCTTCGTCATCCCTCCGGCCCATCTTCTTACTCAGCATCTCACTTTTGGCCTATTTTCTGCTGGATCTGTGGCAGCCTCGCTTCCTCCCTGACACCGCAG CGTCATCCCCAGAGGAGCCACACTCTGACAG TGAGGGTGCGGGGTCAGGCGCCCGGCCGCACCTGCTGAGTGTGCCCGAGTTGTGCAGATACCTGGCTGAGAGCTGGCTCACCTTCCAGATTCACCTGCAGGAGCTGCTGCAGTACAAGAGGCAGAATCCAGCTCAG TTCTGTGCTCGAGTCTGCTCCGGCTGTGCTGTGTTGGCTGTGCTGGGACACTATGTTCCGGGGATTATGATTTCCTACATTGTCT TGCTGAGTATCctgctgtggcccctggtggTTTATCATGAGCTGATCCAGAGGATGTACACTCGCCTTGAGCCCCTGCTCATGCAGCTGGACTACAGCATGAAGGCAGAAGCTGATACCCTGCATCACAAACACGACAAGAGGA AGCGGCAAGGGAAGAACGCACCCTCTGGAAGTGATGAGCCACtggcagagacagagagtgaaAGCGAGGCAGAACTGGCTGGCTTCTCTCCGGTG GTGGATGTGAAGAAAACAGCACTAGCTTTGGCCATTACAGACTCGGAGCTGTCAGATGAGGAGGCGTCTATCTTGGAAAGTGGTGGCTTCTCAGTATCCCGGGCCACAACTCCACAGCTAACTGATGTCTCAGAGG ATTTGGACCAGCAGAGCCTGCCAAGTGAGCCAGAGGAAGCTGGGAGCcgggagctgggggaaggagaagagacagagctgGCCCCTCCCGAAGACCTGCTGGGCCCCCCTCAGGCCCTCTCAAGGCAAGACCTGgacttggaggaggaggaagaagaaacgGCAGCCAAGGAAACCTTGCTTCGGCTCTCATCCCCCCTTCACTTTGTGAACACGCACTTCAATGGGGCAGGCTCTCCCACAGATGAAGTGAAGCTCTCCCCTGGAGGACCAGTGGAGACATTGAGCCCAGAGGCAGTGAGTGGTGACCCCACCACTCCCTTGAGCACCCTGCCACCCCTACTTTGTCTTGCTCAAAGTGACCCAGTCCCTTCCCTCTCAATGCTCCCACCTCTTCCCCAGGactcaccccagcccccaccttcccCTGAGGAAGAAGAGGCACTCACCACTGAGGACTTCGAGTTGCTGGATCAGGGGGAGCTGGAGCAGCTGAATGCAGAGCTGGGATTGAGGCCAGAGAAATCACCAGAGCCCCCTGatgctccacctcctccacccctaGGGCCCAACACCCTTTCTCTGCTACAGTCAGGCCAAGAGGCTCAGGCCGTGGCAGAGCCATGA
- the CNPPD1 gene encoding protein CNPPD1: MDLAGLLLDEEGTFSLTGFQDFSFLPGHQKLSARIRRRLYYGWDWEADCSLEELSSPMADIAVELLQKAAPSPIRRLQKKYVAHVSREACISPCAMMLALVYIERLRHRNPDYLQHVSSSDLFLISMMVASKYLYDEGEEEEVFNDEWGAAGGMAVPALNALERGFLSAMDWRLYTDPREIFEVLSWLESCVAEHQGRRRGWYTYTDLCVLLEQPAWQLALGSLCHQLAKLSCLLAIAYVSSVALAVASVAVIYQSLGLSCSPPPGPPDLGLASRCLLEPCIPPPLPQCLPSPANVSSCLESDLRLHSLWGSLLASLTPPPLPPPDPPAPPTLLHNCPLCQKLQKDLPTCRACHHPNHTVPTGPPSPWYHSHGPAPPWAWSPMPSLLPPPQQCSLFGIMELARLKSFIFPG; this comes from the exons ATGGACCTGGCCGGGCTCCTGCTGGACGAAGAAGGCACCTTCTCCCTCACCGGCTTCCAGGACTTTTCG TTCCTGCCAGGACACCAGAAGTTGAGTGCCAGGATCCGGAGAAGACTTTACTATGGCTGGGACTGGGAAGCTGACTGTAGCCTGGAGGAGCTCTCCAGCCCCATGGCAG ACATTGCTGTGGAATTGCTCCAGAAGGCGGCCCCCAGCCCTATTCGCCGTCTCCAGAAGAAATATGTAGCCCATGTGTCCCG GGAGGCGTGCATCTCCCCGTGTGCTATGATGCTAGCTCTGGTGTACATTGAGCGGCTCCGGCACCGGAACCCGGACTACCTACAGCATGTGTCCTCCTCTGACTTGTTCCTGATCTCTATG ATGGTGGCCAGTAAGTACCTCTATGatgaaggggaagaagaggaggtcTTCAATGATGAATGGGGAGCTGCAGGGGGTATGGCTGTGCCCGCTCTCAATGCCCTGGAGAGGGGCTTCCTGAGTGCCATG GATTGGCGTCTCTACACTGACCCTCGGGAGATCTTTGAGGTGCTGAGCTGGTTAGAGAGCTG CGTGGCTGAGCATCAGGGACGGCGACGGGGCTGGTACACCTATACAGACCTGTGTGTGCTGCTGGAGCAGCCGGCCTGGCAGCTAGCCCTGGGCTCCCTCTGCCATCAGCTGGCAAAG CTGTCCTGCCTATTAGCAATAGCATATGTGAGCAGTGTGGCCCTGGCTGTGGCATCAGTGGCTGTAATATACCAGTCCTTGGGACTGTCCTGCAGCCCTCCACCTGGCCCCCCGGACCTTGGACTGGCCTCCAGGTGCCTCTTGGAACCCTGCATACCTCCTCCTTTGCCACAGTGCCTGCCATCTCCTGCCAATGTCTCCAGCTGCCTGGAAAGTGACTTAAGGCTGCATTCACTCTGGGGAAGTCTTCTGGCCTCATTGACCCCCCCACCATTGCCTCCCCCagaccctcctgcccctcccactcttCTTCATAACTGTCCCCTTTGCCAGAAGCTCCAGAAAGACTTGCCAACCTGTCGTGCCTGCCACCATCCCAACCATACGGTGCCCACAGGGCCCCCAAGCCCCTGGTACCACTCCCATGGCCCAGCTCCACCCTGGGCCTGGAGCCCCATGCCCTCCTTGCTCCCACCACCCCAGCAGTGTTCCCTTTTTGGTATCATGGAGCTGGCCCGCCTTAAGTCTTTCATTTTCCCAGGCTAG